The nucleotide window CAGCTCCTTGAACTGCTCGGCGACGACAGCCTCGCTCATCAGCTGACCCTGACCTTTCCGTACTTACCTGCCGAACCGGCTGCTTACCTGCCGAACTGGCTGCGCCAGCACACTACTTGTCGCGTCGCTGCGCGAATTCCCACGCGTCCGCGACGATTCCCGCGAGGTCCGCGCGGGACGGGTTCCAGCCCAGTCGCTCGCGGGCCGTGGCGGCCGAGGCGACCAGGATCGCCGGGTCGCCGCCTCGGCGGGGGGCGACCACCTCGGGGATCGGGTGGCCCGTCACCCGGCGGACCGTCTCGATGACCTCGCGGACCGAGAAGCCGTTGCCGTTGCCGAGGTTGCAGATGAGGTGTTCGCCGGGCACGGCTGCCTCGACCGCCAGCAGGTGCGCCTCCGCGAGGTCGGCCACGTGGATGTAGTCGCGGATGCACGTGCCGTCGGGGGTCGGGTAGTCGTCGCCGAAGACCGAGATGGCGTCCCGCCTGCCCTGCGCGACCTGGAGGACCAGGGGGATCAGGTGCGACTCGGGGTCGTGGCGCTCGCCCTGCGCGCCGTACGCGCCCGCCACGTTGAAGTAGCGCAGCGACACCGCGCCCAGGCCGTGGGCCGCCGCCTCGCCGGTGATCATGTGGTCGACGGCGAGCTTGGAGGCGCCGTAGGGGTTGGTCGGCTTCGTCGGCGCGGACTCGACGATCGGGGTCGTCTCCGGCTCGCCGTACGTGGCGGCCGTGGAGGAGAAGACCAGCTTGCGGACGTCCGCCTCGCGCATCGCGCCGAGCAGCGCCATCGTGCCGCCGACGTTGTTGTCCCAGTACTTCTCGGGCTTCACGACCGATTCGCCGACCTGCGAGAACGCGGCGAAGTGGAGGACGGCGTCGAAGGAGGAATCCAGCCATTTGGCGGAGTCCTTGATGTCACCCTCCACGAACGACGCGCCCGCCGGGACACCCTCGCGCACACCCGTCGAGAGGTTGTCGAGCACGACGACCTCGTGGCCCGCCTCCAGCAGATGCTGGGCGACCACGCCGCCGACATAGCCCGCGCCCCCGGTGACCAGGTACTTCCCGCTCATGAACTCGCTACCTCTCGCAGTCGCTCGGCCGCGTGCTCCGGCGGCACGTCGTTGATGAACACGTTCATGCCGGACTCGGAACCCGCGAGGAACTTCAGCTTGCCGGAAGTGCGGCGGATGGTGAAAAGCTCGAGGTGGAGCGCGAAGTCGTCACGGTTGACGCCCTCGAACTCCTCCAGCGCGCCGAACGGGGCCTGGTGCCAGGCCGCGATGTACGGCGTCGGCGGCTCACCCTCGCCGAAGATCCGGTCGAAGCGCCTCAAGAGTTCCAGATAGACCTTGGGGAACTCTGTGCGCGCGTCCTCGTCGAGGGCGAGCAGGTCGGGCACGCGGTTCTTCGGGTACAGGTGGATCTCGTACGGCCAGTGCGCCGCGTACGGCACGAAGGCGACCCAGTGCTCGGTCTGAAGCACGACACGCTCGTCGGCGAGCTCCCGCTCCAGGACGGCGTCGAAGAGGTTCTCCCCGCCGGTCGCGTCCTTGTGGGCGGCCAGTGAGCGCAGCATCAGGGCGGTGCGGGGGGTGGTGAAGGGGTAGGCGTAGATCTGGCCGTGGGGGTGGCCGAGTGTCACGCCGATCTCGGCGCCCCGGTTCTCGAAACAGAAGACCTGTTCGACGGAGGGGAGGTGGGACAGCTCGGCGGTGCGGTCGGTCCAGGCCTCCAGGACCAGGCGGGCCTGCTCCTCGCTCAGGTCGGCGAAGGCGGCGTTGTGGTCGGAGGTGAAGCAGACGACCTCGCAGCGGCCGGAGTCGCCGGCGAGCGAGGGGAAGCGGTTCTCGAACACGACCACGTCGTACGAGGAGTCGGGTATCTCGCTGAGCCGACCGTCCTCGGAGGGGCAGAGCGGGCACTCGTTCGCCGGGGGGTGGTAGGTGCGGCCCTGGCGGTGCGAGGCGATCGCCACGGAGTCGCCGAGGAGCGGGTCTCGCCGCACCTCGGACGTGGTGACGGTGCGCTCCAGGGGCCGCTTGTCCACCGCGTCGCGCACACGGTCGTCGCGCAGGTCGTAGTAGATCAGCTCACGACCGTCGGCCAGCCGGGTCGAGGTCTTCTTCACGCTGGTCTCCCCATCCGTACCGCAGCAATGCGATCAAGCCGTCAAGGCTTTAGCTCACCAAACAGAACCGAACACATCAAAGCACAAACTCCCACGCTCGTCACCATCACAAC belongs to Streptomyces graminofaciens and includes:
- the galE gene encoding UDP-glucose 4-epimerase GalE, which encodes MSGKYLVTGGAGYVGGVVAQHLLEAGHEVVVLDNLSTGVREGVPAGASFVEGDIKDSAKWLDSSFDAVLHFAAFSQVGESVVKPEKYWDNNVGGTMALLGAMREADVRKLVFSSTAATYGEPETTPIVESAPTKPTNPYGASKLAVDHMITGEAAAHGLGAVSLRYFNVAGAYGAQGERHDPESHLIPLVLQVAQGRRDAISVFGDDYPTPDGTCIRDYIHVADLAEAHLLAVEAAVPGEHLICNLGNGNGFSVREVIETVRRVTGHPIPEVVAPRRGGDPAILVASAATARERLGWNPSRADLAGIVADAWEFAQRRDK
- the galT gene encoding galactose-1-phosphate uridylyltransferase, producing MKKTSTRLADGRELIYYDLRDDRVRDAVDKRPLERTVTTSEVRRDPLLGDSVAIASHRQGRTYHPPANECPLCPSEDGRLSEIPDSSYDVVVFENRFPSLAGDSGRCEVVCFTSDHNAAFADLSEEQARLVLEAWTDRTAELSHLPSVEQVFCFENRGAEIGVTLGHPHGQIYAYPFTTPRTALMLRSLAAHKDATGGENLFDAVLERELADERVVLQTEHWVAFVPYAAHWPYEIHLYPKNRVPDLLALDEDARTEFPKVYLELLRRFDRIFGEGEPPTPYIAAWHQAPFGALEEFEGVNRDDFALHLELFTIRRTSGKLKFLAGSESGMNVFINDVPPEHAAERLREVASS